DNA from Cutibacterium acnes:
TCGCCCTCGTCACCCCCGATCCGACGCTGGGTGGTTCGCAATTCCCGGCCCAGATTGCGTCTGAGTACCAGAAGCTTTTCGCCGATGCTGGGGTGCACCTCGTCACTGGGAAGCGCGTCTGTTCGGTGCGCAAACATGAAGCGGCCGAGGTCACCCTCGATGACGGCACTATTCTCCAGGCTGACGATGTTATTGCGGGTTTGGGGGCATCCCCGGTCACCAAACTGGCCGAGGAAGCGGGTCTTACCGTTAATGATGGGGTCATCGTTGATGAGCAGTTGCGCACCAACGATCCGGCCATCTGGGCCGCCGGAGACATCGCCAATTACCCGGACCCGGTGTTGGGCCGCACCCGCGTCGAGCATGTGGACAATGCCATCGCGATGGGCAAGGCGGCCGGCCGCATCATGGCGGGATCAAAAGACTCCTACACCCATACCCCGATGATGTACTCACAAATCTTTGGGGTCCGCTGGGAGGCAGTCGGCACCCTCGACTCCAGCCTCGCGACCACATCAGTGGAAGCTGGGGATGGGCAGGTCGTCTACTACCTGTCCGACGGCAAGCCTGTCGGTGTGCTGCTGTGGAACCTTCCCGGACGCACCGACAAGGCCGTCACAGTGCTTGCCGATCCGCCTGAGGACCTCTCGACCGCTATCAGCTAACCACTAGGAGGAATCATGGATCTTGGACTCAACGGACGCACTGCGCTCATCACTGGCGCTGATTCGGGTATTGGCTGGCACACCGCGAAACTCCTCCTCGCCGAGGGAGCCAAAGTTGCCATCACCGACCTCGACTCTGACGAACTCACCCAGGCTGCGCAGGCTCTCGACGTCGCTGATGACCGTCTCGTCGCCCTCCCGGCCGACGTCACTGACGCTGACTCTCTGGCGAAGCTGCACCAGCAAGTGAAGGACGCCCTCGGTCCGATTGACATCCTCGTCCAGTCGGCCGGCGTGACCGGGGCCCAGGGTAAGTTCCACGAGATCGATGAGGAGGGCTGGCGTTCCACCCTTGACATTGACCTCATGGGTCC
Protein-coding regions in this window:
- a CDS encoding NAD(P)/FAD-dependent oxidoreductase, yielding MNPILGADMMTYQYLIVGGGMAADSAARGIRDIDKKGSIAILSADVDAPYPRPALSKKLWTDPEFTWDQADLATVGDTGAELRLGTEVLSIDRDGKTVLTASGQVFGYQKLLLVTGLTPSRIDDDGDAVLYFRSARDYQQLRALAQPGHQFVVVGGGYIGAELAAGLVQQGCEVALVTPDPTLGGSQFPAQIASEYQKLFADAGVHLVTGKRVCSVRKHEAAEVTLDDGTILQADDVIAGLGASPVTKLAEEAGLTVNDGVIVDEQLRTNDPAIWAAGDIANYPDPVLGRTRVEHVDNAIAMGKAAGRIMAGSKDSYTHTPMMYSQIFGVRWEAVGTLDSSLATTSVEAGDGQVVYYLSDGKPVGVLLWNLPGRTDKAVTVLADPPEDLSTAIS